DNA sequence from the Littorina saxatilis isolate snail1 linkage group LG9, US_GU_Lsax_2.0, whole genome shotgun sequence genome:
AGACCTTGGTCCATCTGCAATTTGtgtaggtggctgattacacctaaacccGGATACACCTGGggagcgcgactccgttgctgctagctttccaatgggaggaagcgacccgaatttctcagTGATGGGACAATGAAggtaatgaaaataaaatgaaaagtgGAATTTAAGTGTAACTTCTAATGCTGCTTAGAAAGGACAATCGTAGTAGTTGTTATCATTTAGTTGTCTTGATAATTAACAATTCGACAGTTGCAGATATCTCTGTAATTTGTTTTACTTAGAATGCTTGCGTGCTTGAATAACTTGACGTGGAGATTGTTTGTTCTAACATAAACAGGTCTTGATTTTAACGTGCATAAACACCGTTTTGTGCAGGTTGCTGGTATATGTTGGTAAATGTTTATTGAATACATGAACAAAATGAACAAACGAATGATTAATGACTGATTAAACAAACGGGCCAATAAATGACGAACGGGTGAATTAATCAAGGAACGATGCAATTGATTAACTGGTGAAGATGGCCTGATTGGTAAGCAAGCATGAATAAAGAGAACCCCGTCAAATATGTGGTTGCATCGCTGAATCTATTTCCTTTTTATTTCTCAACAATTGGTAACTTTATTTGATGATTGTTTATAAATGTGATGTACATTGTACACTTAAGTTTATCTGTAACTATGTCCATGTGATGATGTTCGTAAAGAGTTGATGTATACAGTAATGATGTTTCTGATATAGAAAGGAATACCTGGAAGAAAAATGAGTGAAAAATATAGATAATTAGGTGTTGGTCGGTAATTACGTAGTACTTGTTGAGTACTCAGACTCCCTAATGGTAGACGGTGATAGGGTTACAATAAGATAAGGTGATACACTTTCAGGAGAACTGCGACATGGGTTTACAGTGAATACATGCCAAAAAGAAGATATGTGTTAGTGAATGGCATAATGCATATTGCATTGATGTGTAAATGTGAACGAGACAATTAAAAGTAAATAAATAGTATTTGGAAAAGAGGAGACTGTTTAATATTATTGTAAATAAAagcgggagagagaaagaaagagagagagacacagacagagagagacagagagagagccagccagccagaaagACGGGCaaagaggaacagagagagagacagagatacatgcagacacagagaggCAGAAAGACCAACTGactgaaaaaaacaataaaacaacacaaacaaaggaaCTCTTATTTTGATTGGATCAACCCTCCTTCTTACCCAACCGACCAACCTTTAACGTGTTTGTAATTAACATTGTCAATCAAAACTATGTTCCTCGTTTGTGCTGCAACACCCAAGCCAGGAAAACTTCCTGGTCGACTGTGCAgttaccacaaacacacagcttGGCACACAATGATTCGTCCTACAGGCTCATGCAAACGCTCAATTGCCTGGGAATACGAAGCAGAAATGCAGAAAGAGGGTTTTATCAAAATGGGCCTGAATACATATCGACATCAGCAGCGacaatgctgtgtgtgtgtgtgtgtgtgtgtgtgtgtgtgtgtgtgtgtgtgtgtgtgtgtgtgtgtatgtgtatgtgtgtgcgcgcgcgcgctcgcgcgtgtgtgtgtgtgtgtatgtgtgtgtgtgtgtccactgtgtgtgtgtgtgtgtgtgtgtgcgtgtgtgtctgtgtgtgtgatattcacAGCAGTCTATACATTACCATAACAAAGCCAGAGTGAACCCCTTTTTTGTTCATTAAAGTACACCACTTCCCACTCCccctcaccacacacacaccaacagactCGTCTCGTTTAGGAGGTTGTTTCAAATCatttaacttgactaaatgttaataaaaaaaaaagagaaccaaaaaacaaaccacacaactctcattttattttcattttcccACACCCCAAACGCGATCTCTCCAACACATGAAAAGATGACACTTGCAACCGCCTGTACTCCCCAACCGAAAGTAGACCATGTGATATGACGTCACACGGGTGTTGAAGGTGGTCGATACCAACGTGTGACACATCGGGTGCCTGCTGAGGTTAGAGGTATACCGACAATTCCACCTTCCCTGAGAGTTCACCCTCTTGACCCTTGCCTCTTATGTGTTGAAACAGGTCAGTACCTTTGCTGTATATTTATGTCAAGAATACATGAAAGTAGGAAGATTATTTTGGCTACTTTCTGTTGTGTTCCATATGTGAGCAGTGATGTCGCTTCTTCCCGTGTTACGGACAGCTGGTATTGATTCCTTGTGGTGGTGTACGTGATCTAGCGATCTTTTCAGTATGTTGTGAAAGCAGTGGAACATTACTTATATGACAgtttttaacccgccatttaggaagccatacgctgctttcagaggaagcatgctgggtattttggtgtttctataatccaccattactctgacatggattccgtgcgcacttggtcttgtgtttgcatgtacacacgaagggggataaatcactagcaggtctgcacataagttgagctgggagatcggaaacggaaaccttaacccaccaggcgcggccgggattcgaacccacgaccttcctctttggaggccggcgtctcaccaccaagccattgcgcccgtcaatTGCCCTTTCAAATTAATACATTAAAATGGGGGGAAAATAGGCAACGCATAGCTGTCAACATAAGAAATAACAGTAACCTATTAAAACCTGTTTACAATTAGAATagcttgttgttttttggggtcaAATTTATACTTTtgattaaaggcatatgtacgcgctcccgtgtttacaaagtgtagtttgcccataatcgatgtcaaacgcaccataagaccatataatgacgatatgtcaccatgcgcggaccataatacatgcattacagcttgttctagcctctgaaaaagtgaggatgtcaacaaagccgcggtgttagctcccttgcatcaacgttacatgtgttgccaaatctataaataggacgatccagatcaaaatgaaaattaacatatctcaacattgaaggggtcctagaccacaatattttgcagggaacttaatttagcatgtctccagctgttggtaaagcaattagcgtgtatagtcatcgagtacatatgcctttaagtgaaCTGTTGTAAACATGCCGACGCCTCAGGCCGGTTAAAATGTAACGAAATCAGCAATATTAACATATGTCTGTAAATTAAAATGTTTCTTACTTTCAGATTTCATACGTCATATCCTGAGCGTCATATCGGACGACATTCTGACGCTTGAGATGGCTTCCGGTAGTGATGGAAATACTATGGACACCTGTGCGGTGTGTTTGAAAACGTATCACGATTCCAAATTCCTGCCCTGCCATCACACGTTCTGTGCCAAGTGCATCATGGATCTTGCCAACCGTCACACGGGGGAACCCTTCTCTTGTCCCTCATGTGGCAAGCCCACCTCTCTTCCCCAAGGGGGAGTGGCCGCCCTGCAGGCCAACGTATACATCCAAAAACAGTCAAAGAACAGCAAGGAGATGTGCAAAATCCACAACACGAGAGAGCTGGAGTTTTACTGTGTCAAGTGCGAAGAGGCCATCTGTATCAACTGTACGATGACCAAACACGAGCAGCACCAGATAGGAAACCTACCAACAACCATCCGTCAGAAACGGGCAGAACTGATCACTGAAAAAGCTCGCCTGCAGAAAGCAGAGAAAGACCTCTGTGAAAGACTGAAGACAACGAGAGCAGAGCAGAAGGCCGTGCTCTACAAGACGGCGTCAGTGGAGAAAAACATACGTGACCGACACGCCGTCATGATGGCCGCTGCCGACAAGTTCAGAGATGAGGCCCTGGACTCGCTTCGTTCTGTCAGCACAGACATTGAGGATGACATCGACCAGATCCTGAAACAGCAAGAAAACAACCTGAAAGAACTCTTGAGAATTAAGCGACAAATTGAACGTGCCTGGAACTTTGGAAAAGCGAGTGATGTCATATCTGTTGTCCAAGAGTTGAAGACAGAACGCGGCAGTGAGCAAGCTTTGGCCAAGCTGACGTCACAGGGGTTAACAACCGTCTATCTTCCCGTTCTCCACTTCAAGGTCACGGGTGATATCATGCTGCAGATGACACATGACTTTATGGGCACAGTGATTAAGATGGAAGTGGAGGTTGCAGCGCCTGAAGTGAGGGTGGTGAAGCGGTTCCCGTGTGGGCAGGAGGCTGACATTGAGGTATTTTCTCTCTGTCATGTTGATAGTAACCAGccaggtgtctgtgtgtcctaTGAACGGCGCGGGCTGAAGGAAGACGCTGTGGGGACAAAATTTAGCGAGGATGGGGAGTACATACGAAGAAGTGACCTTGTCGGAAAAGTGTCTCGCAGAAGGTATGCCAAAGGAAAACTAATGTCTGAAAGCCCTCAAGTCGGCTGTATTAACTCATACAGCAAATCACGGACGACTGCACACTTCCGACTGAGCAACAACTTGTCAGGTAAGGCAGACGTCGTCAATGTCAAAGTGACATCGTCAAATCCATTAACGGTAGAAAAGGAAACCGAATTCTCCATCAACGTGGGAGCTCATCGTGCATTCGACGTGGACGAGACAGGACAGTTCTTCGTCGTAGTGGAGGAGCCTACGTTCCCTGAAATGTGGCGCAAAGTGAAGCTGTACCAGAGACCGGGAGGGGATCCTGTCAGCACCTACACCCCTCCTGCACATCTCTCTTGCTTCCAGCCGTCCGACGTGTGTTTCTCCAAACTTAATGGTGAACAAGTGCTTCTGGTGACTGATGAGCTCAATGACTGTATTCATTCTGTGCATTTGCCATCTGGTAAACTGTCAAAAGTACCTTTCCTTGCCCAAGGCTGTCCCTGGCTGATCCAACCCACCGCCATCACTGTGGATGTCTCCGCTCGCCTGTGGCTGGCCTGCAGGGGTGGTACCATCCTCTGTATGGAGCCCGTCGATAAGTGATACACAGGTAGGCAGTTACAATCTTTCAATTCCGTCTGCTTATAGCTGTTagtctctttatctgtctgtccgtctgtctataattatgtatgcctctctctctctctctctctctctctctctctctctctctttctctctctctctctctctctttctctctctctctcgctctgtgtctctgtctctctcaatgtGTGTTATACGCATTTAAATGTAATCCCAAAGTGATAATCTAAGGCAATACTACGATGGCGAAAGTGGAATATGCCTTACGTAAATAATTTGCCATTGGGTAACGTCTAGGCGGATATTGACTCGCACAGTGAAGATGTTAAGGCTTGACTAATGAGTTTTGTTTATATATTTCAGGTTTGACGGGAGCGCTCCAGAACTCTGTGACAGAAATGTGCCCATGGAACCAACACAGTTTTTTGTAACATGCACTGTAGACTGGACTCGCTGATTGTGATTGCCTTCACTAGTGTCATGGGTGTGCTCCCACACTCTGTCACACCACTGTGCTCAAGGCATGAATACAGTGATACAGATAGCTAGGGAACGTGCACTTCAGAGAGGACTTTGATTAATTTCAGTACGCTGCTTTTAATTGATTTCAGCAGGCTGCTTTTGTTTGGTTTCAAAATgctgatttatttttatttcaaaatgctgatttttttattatttcaaaatgctgattttttgttttatttcaaaatgctgattttgtttgtttgatttattTCACTTTTTTTGTATGGGAGTGCTCCTAGCTGTTACTGTTACATCTCTGTGACCGAGAGACCAACACAGGGAAAAATATTCTTTGTAGACTGGACTTGCTGATTCTGGGTCTGTTTCAACTTGCTGATTCATTCTACTGATGTCATGGGAGTTCTCCTGTACTCTATAACATACATGTACTAAACGCGCCAACGCAATGCTAACATGCTGATTGTGACCTATATTAATTCGCTGATTTTGATTTATTTCACTGGTGTCGTGAGGGATATGTAAGGTGCCTTGCAGCTAGGTTACTTGCTATCGGGAGGTCAGTTTCCGTCGTACTTATTtgttgggggcccggtagctcagttggtggagcactggacttgtgatccgagggTCATGTATTCGAATCC
Encoded proteins:
- the LOC138976378 gene encoding tripartite motif-containing protein 59-like is translated as MASGSDGNTMDTCAVCLKTYHDSKFLPCHHTFCAKCIMDLANRHTGEPFSCPSCGKPTSLPQGGVAALQANVYIQKQSKNSKEMCKIHNTRELEFYCVKCEEAICINCTMTKHEQHQIGNLPTTIRQKRAELITEKARLQKAEKDLCERLKTTRAEQKAVLYKTASVEKNIRDRHAVMMAAADKFRDEALDSLRSVSTDIEDDIDQILKQQENNLKELLRIKRQIERAWNFGKASDVISVVQELKTERGSEQALAKLTSQGLTTVYLPVLHFKVTGDIMLQMTHDFMGTVIKMEVEVAAPEVRVVKRFPCGQEADIEVFSLCHVDSNQPGVCVSYERRGLKEDAVGTKFSEDGEYIRRSDLVGKVSRRRYAKGKLMSESPQVGCINSYSKSRTTAHFRLSNNLSGKADVVNVKVTSSNPLTVEKETEFSINVGAHRAFDVDETGQFFVVVEEPTFPEMWRKVKLYQRPGGDPVSTYTPPAHLSCFQPSDVCFSKLNGEQVLLVTDELNDCIHSVHLPSGKLSKVPFLAQGCPWLIQPTAITVDVSARLWLACRGGTILCMEPVDK